The Gemmatimonas phototrophica region ACCCCCGCTTCGAACCCATTCCGGTAACCCCCGCCGCCCACTACATGATGGGCGGTGTGGTGACCGATCTGGCGGGCCGCTCCAGCATCTCGCGGCTGTACGCGGTGGGGGAAGTGGCCCGTACCGGTGTCCATGGTGCCAACCGGCTGGCGTCCAACTCATTGCTCGAAGGGTTGGTGTTTGCCGAGCGCGTTGCGCGCGACATGGTGCAGACACCGGAAGAGCTCGCTATCCCCGAACTCACCTCGTGGGATGTCCCGCCGCTGGATGATCGCGGCGCCGCCCAGGTCGCCGCTGACGAAATCCGCCAGATCATGTGGGATCACGCCAGCATTGCCCGCACAGCGGCCGGCCTCCGCCGCTGCCTGAGCGCGCTCCAGCGCGTGGGGGAACGGCTGACCCCCGGGGCGACCGAAGAGCGTAACCTGCTTACCACCGCCACCCTCGTGGCCGAAGCCTCGCTGCTGCGCAAGGAGTCGCGGGGAGGCCACTTCCGGAGCGATTTTCCCAAGACACGTCGGAAGTGGCAAGGCCGACACATTACGTGGTAAGAAAGGAAGCAGGTGGCAGGATGCACCCTCTACTCCCCGCTCCCTGCTCCCTGCTCCCTGCTCCCTGCTCCCCGCTCCCTGCTTCCTGCTCCCTGCTCCCTGCTCCCTCGTCTTCATGACCGTCCTCGAAGCGCACTACGATCCCGCCTTGGCCGCACAAATCCGCGACCTCGCAAAAGCGAAGAACGCGGTCATTCTCGCGCACAACTACGAACGTCCCGAAATCCAGGACGTGGCCGACTACGTCGGCGACTCACTTGGGCTTTCGCGCGAGGCGGCCAAAACCGAAGCCGATGTCATCGTCTTCTGCGGCGTGCACTTCATGGCCGAAACGGCGGCCATTCTGTCGCCGCAAAAAACCGTATTGCTCCCGGATCTCGCTGCCGGCTGCTCGCTCGCCAGCACCATTGACGCCGAGCAGCTTCGCGCCTGGAAGGCCGAACATCCCGGCGCTGTGGTGGTGGCCTACGTGAACACCACCGCCGAAGTGAAAGCCGAGAGCGATTACTGTTGCACCTCCGGCAACGCCGTGGAAGTGATCAACGCCATTCCGGCAGACAAGGAGATCCTCTTCCTGCCGGACATGTTCCTCGGTGCGCATGTCCGCCGAGAAACCGGCCGCGACAACATTCACGTGTGGATGGGCGAGTGTCACGTGCATGCCGGTATCGACCCCGAGCACATCACCCGCACGCGCGCGCAACATCCCGGCGCCGAATTCCTCATTCATCCCGAATGCGGCTGTGCCACCTCGGTGGTGGAGGCCATGAGTGCCGGCGCCGTCTCCAAAGACAACGCCCACATTCTTTCCACCGAAGGAATGATCAAGCGCCCATCGCAAACCCATCACGATACGTTCATCGTGGCCACGGAAATCGGGATCCTGCACCGGCTGCGTCGGGAGAATCCCACCAAGCACTTCATTGCCGCCAACGATCGGGCTCAATGCTCGTATATGAAGGTCACCACGCTGGCCAAGGTGCGCGATGCGCTGCTGTACATGCAGCATCGCATCACCGTGCCCGATGACATGGCGGCCCGCGCGCGCACGGCTATTGAACGGATGGTCAGCATTGGAGGCAATACCGGCGTCAGTCCCTTTGGTCCAGAGGATCCAGGCGAATGAACTCCTTCCACCCGCCCCTGCGTCCCACGCCGCCCACTTCCCAGGCGGCCATCGTTCCTCGCACCATCACGCCGCTCGACACGCGCGCCGTGACCAGGTCGTCGCTGGCGTTTCCGCTCAGCGCCGAGGACACCAGTGAACGCGTGCGGGTGGCCCTGCAGGAAGACGAAGCCTTCAACGACGTGTCCACGATCGCTACGGTGGTCAGCACCCGGCACGTACGCAGCGCCATTGTGGCCCGTCACGACGGCGTGATTGCCGGCATTCCGCTCGCCATCGAAGCGTTTCGTCAGCTCGATCCGTCCGTCACCATTCGCGTGGAAGCCGAAGATGGCACGCGCGTGGCGGCGGGGGCCACCGTGCTGGCTCTCACGGGACATGCGCGAGGCATGCTCTCGGCCGAGCGGACGGCCCTGAACTATCTGCAGCACCTCTCGGGCATCGCCACACTCACGGCCCGGTTCGTGGACGCCATCGCTGGCACCCGGGCGCGCATTCTCGATACCCGCAAAACCACTCCCGGGTGGCGTACCCTTGAGAAGTATGCGGTCCGTGCCGGTGGTGGCACCAACCATCGCCTTGACCTGCGCAGCGGTGTCCTCATCAAGGACAACCATTTGGCCGCCATTGGTGGTGATGTCGCCATGGCCGTGGCGCGCGCGCGGGCGTTGGCCATTCCCGGCACACCGGTGCAGGTGGAGTGTGATACGCTCGATCAGGTTGAGGCCGCCCTGGCCGCCGGGGCCGACTGGGTGCTGCTCGACAACATGGCCCCTGATGTCCTGCGCGACGCCGTGGCGCGCTGTCAGGGCCGCGTGACCACCGAAGCGTCCGGTGGAGTCAGCCTGGATACCGTTCGTTTAATTGCCGAATCCGGTGTGGATCGTATCTCGATTGGTGCGATCACCCATTCGGCTCCCGCTCTCGACCTCGGCCTCGATTTCGATGGTCTCTGAACCACGCTGAGGCTTCTGCCATGCCTGTACGACTCCCACCGCTCACGGAACACGCGTCCCGTATTCTGCTCGAAGGGATCGTGGACTACGCCGGACTCTTTCCACCGGCAGCACTCGGTATTCCGGCCGCTGTGCGCAACTTTGCGCACTACCGCGCCGGCAGCGCCGGGTGGATGCTGGGACGGTTCATTTGCCCGGCCAATCAGCTGGATGTGTTCTCGGACAAGGCCGACCCGCTCCTTCCGCGTGACGCCGGCGCCATTCCCTGGCGCCTGTCCGTCACCGCCAGTGGCAACGTCGTTGCCGACCTGCACGCCATTGCCGCCTTCAACGAACGGCATCGGGTCTGCTTCGACGAGTGCGGAGCCAAGGTGGACGCCTACGAGGTGAAAGTGACCTCCGTGCAGGAGATCATGACCCTGCATGCGCAGTTGCCCGCGGCGCTCGAGGTGTACATGGAGCTGCCGCTTGACGGCGACCTTGACGCGCTGATGGAGGCCCTTGCCCGCACCGGCCGTCGGGCCAAGATCCGCACCGGAGGCATCGTGCCGGACGCCTTCCCCGCGCCTGCGCAGATTGTGCGCTTTCTCCGAGCGCTGGTGACACACGATGTCCCGGCCAAGGCGACGGCCGGGTTGCACCATCCGCTCCGCGGCACCTATCGCCTGACTTACGATACCGATGCGCCCAGCTGCCGCATGTTCGGGTTTCTCAATGTCCTGCTCGCGGCGGCCGTGATCGCCAACAGCGGCACCGATCATGACGCCATGCTCATGCTCGACGAGGCTGATGCCTCGACCATCATGTTCAGTGAAACACACCTCGCTTGGCAAAGGCCCGGAGGGGTGATCATGCTCAACCGGCCGCTGTTGCAGCAGGTGCGGGAGCGTATACTGCTGAGTGTTGGCTCCTGCTCGTTTACCGAACCGGTTGACGAGAGTCGTGCCCTTGGCTGGATCTAGTATGCCCTCATCTTCCACCCGTGTGCTTACCACCTCCGGCGTCTTGCTCGGCGCCCTCGCGGGTGCGGCGGCGGCGTCGGTGCTGTACGGTGTGCTCGATGCCAATGGTTTCGGACAGACCATCTTTCGGACGCGCCTGTCCATGCTGCTGGTGGGCATTGGTACGCTGCCGTTCTTCACACTCGCCGGCGCCATTCTCGGCGGCGTCACCATGCGGCGGCTCGCGCCCAGCCTCTCGGCGCGTACCTCGTCTTCGTCTTCGTCTTCGTCGGCATGAGCGCTCTCGTCCCACCGCGCAGCTGGGTAACCAGCGCCAACGGCCACCTGGATTTTGCGTTGCAGAATCTTCCGTTTGGCATCTTTCGTCGCGCGGCCAGCAACGAAGCGCCGCGAGTTGGTGTGGCCATCGGCGACGCCATTCTCGATGTCGCAGCGTGTCTGGCGGCCGGGTTGTTTGATGAGCAGTCAGAACTTACGAGGCAGGCGGCTCGTACCTGTGCGTCACCGGCACTGAATGCGCTCATGGCGCTGGGGGCAGACGCCCGGCGCGCCCTGCGCGACGCGGTCATGGCGCTGTTGCATGAGGACTGTGCGGTGCACCGGCAACAGATTGCCCAGCACGCTCTGGTGCCACAGCAGGACGCCGAGCTGTTCCTGCCGGCGCAGGTGGGGGATTACACCGACTTTTATGCCTCGGTGCATCACGCCACGAATGTCGGCGCCATGTTCCGCCCCGACAATCCATTGCTCCCCAATTACAAGTGGGTGCCCATTGGCTACCATGGGCGCGCCTCCAGTCTGGTCGTCTCGGGAACACCCGTGCGCCGTCCCAACGGCCAGCGCAAAGGGCCCACCGACGATGTCCCGACCGTTGGCCCCTCCCGTTCACTCGACTACGAACTGGAATTGGGCGCGTTTGTCGGAACCGGTAATGCGCTGGGGGAGCCCATCCCGATGGCCAGCGCCGAGTCGCATCTCTGGGGGCTGTGCCTGCTCAACGACTGGTCCGCGCGTGATCTGCAGGCGTGGGAGTATCAGCCACTTGGCCCCTTCCTGGCCAAGAATTTCGCCAGCACGATCAGTCCGTGGGTGGTGACGCTCGAAGCGCTTGCACCCTTCCGTGCGCCGCTTGCGCCTCGCGCGTCGGGCGACCCGGAGCCGTTGCCGTATCTCACCGATGCGCGTGATGCCACACAGGGGGGCTTTGCCCTCACGGTGGAAGTGTGGTTACGCACCCCGCGCATGCGCGACGAGCAGGCGCCACCGGTGCGCATCTCACAGGGCAGTGCCCTCGATCTGTATTGGAGCTTCGCGCAAATGCTAGCGCACCATGCAAGCAGTGGCTGCAACCTCCGCCCGGGCGACCTGTTGGGCAGTGGTACCATCTCCGGCGCGACCCCTGACAGTCGCGGATGTCTGCTGGAGTTGACACGGCGTGGGGCAGAGCCGCTGTCGCTCCCTAACGGGGAAACACGCGGCTTTCTCCTCGATGGCGACGAAATCACCATGACGGCGTACGCCGAACGGGACGGGGTGGGACGCATTGGCTTTGGGCGATGCGTGGGAGAAGTACGGGCGGCACCGGCCCTCGCCGGAACGTGACCTGTGCAGGGGGCGTTGGTAAAAATGATGTCCGATCTGATGTTCGCGCGCTCGCAGATGGCGATGTCGCTGGCGTTTCATATTGTGTTTGCCGTGGTGGGCATTGGGATGCCGGCGCTCATGGTCATCGCCGAATGGCGGTGGCTCAAGACCCGTGACGCCGTGCAGCTCGAACTCGCCAAGCGCTGGGCCAAGGGTACCGCCATTCTGTTTGCTGTCGGGGCGGTGTCCGGCACGGTGCTCAGCTTTGAACTGGGGTTGTTGTGGCCCACGTTCATGGAGCATGCCGGCGCGGTAATCGGTATGCCCTTTTCGCTCGAAGGGTTTGCCTTCTTCACCGAAGCCATCTTTCTCGGTATTTACCTCTACGCCTGGAAGCGAATCCCGCCGCGCGCACACTTCGCCGCTGGTGTCGTGGTGGCGTTCAGTGGCGCGCTCAGTGGGGCCTTTGTGGTGTGCGCCAATGCGTGGATGAATGCGCCCGCGGGTTTCGAGATGGTGAACGGGCAGGTCACCAACGTCGATCCGCTGGCCGCCATGTTCAATGCGGCCGCGCCATCGCAAATCGTCCACATGACCCTTGCGGCGTACGCCGCCACCGGATTTGCCGTCGCCGGCATTCATGCGTTCGCTCTGTGGCGCGGTACACCGCATCGCGCGTTCCATCGCGCCGCTCTGCAAATTGCGCTCACCATTGGCCTCCCCACCGCGTTGTTGCAGCCGCTCAGTGGCGACTGGAGCGCCCGCGATGTGGCCAAGCGCCAGCCCGTAAAACTGGCGGCTATGGAAGGGCATCTGCGTACAGGGCCGGCCGCCTTTGTCATTGGCGGCTGGCCCAATGAAACCACGCTCACGCATACCGGTGCTATCGAAATTCCCGGCGCCCTGTCCCTTCTTTTGCACGGGGATGCGCAGGCGGTCGTTCCGGGCGTGGACAGTGTGCCGGCAGAAGACCGGCCGCCTCTGGGCATCGTGCATCTCGCCTTTCAGATCATGATTGCCTGCGGTACCATCATGGCCGCCCTGTCGCTCTTTGGTGCCTACCGCTGGTGGCAGCGCCGCCGGGAGCGTGGCGTGGCGCTCCCCGACGATCGCGCCTTTCTCATGGCACTCATGCTGGCCTCACCGCTGGGATTCATTGCGCTCGAAGCCGGGTGGACGGTTACCGAAGTGGGGCGGCAGCCCTGGATCGTGCAGGGTGTGTTCCGCACCGCCGATGCCGTGACGCCCATGCCCGGATTGGGCGTCACCTTCGCGCTGTTCACCGCGCTCTATCTCGGGCTGGCGGTCGCCGTGGTGTTCCTGCTCTGGCGGCAAATTCTCAAAACCGGCGTGACGCAGACACCGATCGATCTCACGAGCGAATTACCCATCCCCTCCCGCATGACCGGGGCCCATCCCGCGCCACGTGGCTGATCGCCTGTGAACACCACGGCACTCACGTGGACGCTGCCGCACATCGTGGCCGGCGTCATGGTGCTTTCCCTCAATGCCTACGTGCTGCTTGGCGGCGCCGACTTCGGCGGGGGCGTGTGGGATTTCTTTGCCCGCGGCAATCGACGCGAAGAGCAACGGGCGCTGATTGCCGAGGCGATTGGCCCCATCTGGGAAGCCAACCACGTCTGGCTCATTCTGGTGGTGGTGCTGCTGTTTTCCTGTTTCCCTAAAGCGTTCGCCCACCTCTCCACCGAGTTGCACGTCCCCATCACCATCATGCTGCTCGGGATTGTGCTGCGCGGATCGGCGTTCACCTTCCGCTCCTACGACAGCAAGAAGGACACGGTACAGCGCCGGTGGGGGCGCATCTTTTCCATGGCCAGCCTGCTCACGCCGGTCATTCTGGGGGTCTGCCTCGGCACGGTAGCCAGCGGAAAGATCCCCATGCGCACGCGTGAGGCCGCCGCCGCCCTGTCGTTCACGGAGCGCTTTATCAACCCGTGGTGTGCCTCCCTGTTCCCGTGGGCCGTTGGGGCGCTCACGCTGATGCTCTTTGCGTTTCTGGCGGCCAGCTATCTCACCGTGGAAGCCCCGGACGAGGCCCTCAAGAACGTCTTCCGGCGCCGCGCACAGCAATCGCAAATCGCGCTGTTGCTCACCGCCTTTGCCACGCTCCTCCTGGCACGCTTCGAAAATCCGCTGCTCTTTACGGGCCTCACCCGCGGCACCACCGCCTGGGCCATGCACGCCATCACGGCACTCAGTGCGGTCACATCGCTCTGGGCGCTCAAAACCCGTCGGTTTCAGGTCGCCCGACTGGCCGCGGCGGCCCAGGCCAGCTTCATCCTTTGGGGATGGGCGTGGACCCAGTTCCCCTGGCTGCTCCCCCCCGACCGCACCATTACCGCCCTGGCCGCGCCGCGCATCACCCTGCAGTTCACCCTTGGCGCCCTGGCGGTGGGGACCGCCATCCTGCTCC contains the following coding sequences:
- the nadA gene encoding quinolinate synthase NadA gives rise to the protein MTVLEAHYDPALAAQIRDLAKAKNAVILAHNYERPEIQDVADYVGDSLGLSREAAKTEADVIVFCGVHFMAETAAILSPQKTVLLPDLAAGCSLASTIDAEQLRAWKAEHPGAVVVAYVNTTAEVKAESDYCCTSGNAVEVINAIPADKEILFLPDMFLGAHVRRETGRDNIHVWMGECHVHAGIDPEHITRTRAQHPGAEFLIHPECGCATSVVEAMSAGAVSKDNAHILSTEGMIKRPSQTHHDTFIVATEIGILHRLRRENPTKHFIAANDRAQCSYMKVTTLAKVRDALLYMQHRITVPDDMAARARTAIERMVSIGGNTGVSPFGPEDPGE
- a CDS encoding cytochrome ubiquinol oxidase subunit I; amino-acid sequence: MSDLMFARSQMAMSLAFHIVFAVVGIGMPALMVIAEWRWLKTRDAVQLELAKRWAKGTAILFAVGAVSGTVLSFELGLLWPTFMEHAGAVIGMPFSLEGFAFFTEAIFLGIYLYAWKRIPPRAHFAAGVVVAFSGALSGAFVVCANAWMNAPAGFEMVNGQVTNVDPLAAMFNAAAPSQIVHMTLAAYAATGFAVAGIHAFALWRGTPHRAFHRAALQIALTIGLPTALLQPLSGDWSARDVAKRQPVKLAAMEGHLRTGPAAFVIGGWPNETTLTHTGAIEIPGALSLLLHGDAQAVVPGVDSVPAEDRPPLGIVHLAFQIMIACGTIMAALSLFGAYRWWQRRRERGVALPDDRAFLMALMLASPLGFIALEAGWTVTEVGRQPWIVQGVFRTADAVTPMPGLGVTFALFTALYLGLAVAVVFLLWRQILKTGVTQTPIDLTSELPIPSRMTGAHPAPRG
- a CDS encoding cytochrome d ubiquinol oxidase subunit II — encoded protein: MNTTALTWTLPHIVAGVMVLSLNAYVLLGGADFGGGVWDFFARGNRREEQRALIAEAIGPIWEANHVWLILVVVLLFSCFPKAFAHLSTELHVPITIMLLGIVLRGSAFTFRSYDSKKDTVQRRWGRIFSMASLLTPVILGVCLGTVASGKIPMRTREAAAALSFTERFINPWCASLFPWAVGALTLMLFAFLAASYLTVEAPDEALKNVFRRRAQQSQIALLLTAFATLLLARFENPLLFTGLTRGTTAWAMHAITALSAVTSLWALKTRRFQVARLAAAAQASFILWGWAWTQFPWLLPPDRTITALAAPRITLQFTLGALAVGTAILLPSFVYLFRVFKSGETAFGDQHG
- the nadC gene encoding carboxylating nicotinate-nucleotide diphosphorylase — translated: MNSFHPPLRPTPPTSQAAIVPRTITPLDTRAVTRSSLAFPLSAEDTSERVRVALQEDEAFNDVSTIATVVSTRHVRSAIVARHDGVIAGIPLAIEAFRQLDPSVTIRVEAEDGTRVAAGATVLALTGHARGMLSAERTALNYLQHLSGIATLTARFVDAIAGTRARILDTRKTTPGWRTLEKYAVRAGGGTNHRLDLRSGVLIKDNHLAAIGGDVAMAVARARALAIPGTPVQVECDTLDQVEAALAAGADWVLLDNMAPDVLRDAVARCQGRVTTEASGGVSLDTVRLIAESGVDRISIGAITHSAPALDLGLDFDGL
- the fahA gene encoding fumarylacetoacetase is translated as MSALVPPRSWVTSANGHLDFALQNLPFGIFRRAASNEAPRVGVAIGDAILDVAACLAAGLFDEQSELTRQAARTCASPALNALMALGADARRALRDAVMALLHEDCAVHRQQIAQHALVPQQDAELFLPAQVGDYTDFYASVHHATNVGAMFRPDNPLLPNYKWVPIGYHGRASSLVVSGTPVRRPNGQRKGPTDDVPTVGPSRSLDYELELGAFVGTGNALGEPIPMASAESHLWGLCLLNDWSARDLQAWEYQPLGPFLAKNFASTISPWVVTLEALAPFRAPLAPRASGDPEPLPYLTDARDATQGGFALTVEVWLRTPRMRDEQAPPVRISQGSALDLYWSFAQMLAHHASSGCNLRPGDLLGSGTISGATPDSRGCLLELTRRGAEPLSLPNGETRGFLLDGDEITMTAYAERDGVGRIGFGRCVGEVRAAPALAGT